Proteins from a single region of Candidatus Dadabacteria bacterium:
- a CDS encoding TlyA family RNA methyltransferase, which yields MKEKSNSQKTRLDSLMVRRNLAPSGNRARALIMSGRVSVDGKRVEKPGTSVREDSIVEVEEPARKFVSRAGVKLEKAITQFSIDVKGKVALDIGASTGGFTDCLLRFGAQRVYAFDVGHGQIDWNLRNDSRVIVREKINCRYLKPEDVGEKVDLVTIDVSFISLSLIIEPAACVLKEDGTLIALIKPQFEVGRKDVGTGGVVKNERSIKEAADKVTSHLGRLGFNVTGVTESPIKGTGGNREFLVCATLGAPTSLPSPQGTS from the coding sequence ATGAAAGAGAAGAGTAATTCCCAGAAAACAAGGCTTGACAGCCTTATGGTGCGAAGGAACCTCGCCCCGAGCGGAAACCGCGCCCGGGCTCTCATAATGTCGGGGAGAGTAAGCGTCGATGGAAAGAGGGTGGAGAAGCCCGGAACTTCCGTGAGAGAAGACTCAATAGTAGAGGTGGAAGAACCCGCAAGGAAGTTCGTGAGCAGGGCGGGAGTTAAACTTGAGAAGGCGATAACCCAATTCTCTATTGACGTTAAAGGAAAGGTAGCCCTTGACATAGGGGCCTCAACCGGAGGATTCACTGACTGTCTTCTGCGCTTCGGAGCGCAGAGAGTCTATGCCTTTGACGTCGGCCATGGACAGATCGACTGGAACCTCCGAAACGACAGCCGGGTTATCGTAAGGGAGAAGATAAACTGCAGATACCTCAAGCCTGAAGACGTGGGAGAAAAGGTCGATCTAGTCACCATCGACGTATCCTTCATTTCTCTTTCACTGATAATAGAACCCGCCGCCTGTGTTCTAAAAGAAGACGGGACGCTTATAGCCCTTATAAAACCCCAGTTCGAAGTAGGCAGAAAAGATGTCGGCACCGGGGGAGTCGTAAAGAACGAAAGGAGTATCAAGGAAGCTGCCGACAAGGTAACATCTCATCTTGGCAGACTAGGGTTCAATGTCACGGGAGTAACTGAATCCCCCATAAAGGGGACCGGGGGCAACAGGGAATTTCTGGTCTGCGCAACCCTGGGTGCGCCTACTTCTCTCCCCAGTCCTCAAGGAACCTCTTGA
- the fsa gene encoding fructose-6-phosphate aldolase: protein MKFFIDSANMEEIRAAAAFGIVDGVTTNPSLVSKEGSQGCFEDLVKEICDVVKGPVSAEVLSTEYSLMVSEGKRLAGIDENVVVKLPMTEDGVKATKTLSDEGINVNVTLVFSPSQALLAAKAGAAYVSPFVGRLDDVSSGGMDLVLDICEIYAHYAYRTEILVASVRHPMHIVEAARMGADVATFPYKVFTQLFKHPLTDIGLKRFLEDWGEK, encoded by the coding sequence ATGAAATTTTTTATAGATTCGGCAAACATGGAAGAGATAAGGGCCGCCGCGGCTTTCGGCATAGTGGACGGAGTGACGACCAACCCCTCGCTTGTGTCAAAGGAAGGAAGCCAGGGCTGTTTTGAGGACCTGGTAAAAGAGATATGCGACGTGGTAAAGGGACCGGTGAGCGCCGAGGTGCTGAGCACCGAGTACTCCCTTATGGTGTCCGAGGGGAAAAGGCTTGCGGGCATAGACGAAAATGTCGTCGTCAAGCTCCCGATGACCGAAGACGGAGTAAAAGCGACCAAAACCCTCTCCGATGAAGGCATAAATGTTAACGTTACCCTTGTTTTTTCACCTTCCCAGGCGCTTCTGGCCGCGAAAGCCGGAGCCGCTTACGTAAGCCCTTTTGTCGGGAGGCTTGATGACGTGTCCTCAGGCGGAATGGATCTTGTGCTTGATATCTGCGAGATCTACGCGCACTACGCTTATCGGACAGAGATACTGGTTGCAAGCGTAAGACATCCCATGCACATAGTGGAAGCAGCGAGAATGGGAGCTGACGTCGCAACTTTTCCCTACAAGGTGTTCACCCAGCTTTTCAAGCACCCCCTGACGGACATAGGGCTCAAGAGGTTCCTTGAGGACTGGGGAGAGAAGTAG